AGAGGCCTTTCAAATAAAGGATTTGTTTTGATCCATGGAAAACGTGCACCGATTCTTGGCCGTGTCTGCATGGATCAGTTTATGGTTGATGTTACCGACATTCCGGATGTTAAAAATGAAGATGAAGTGATTCTCATTGGCAGAGATGGTGATGAGTGTATCACTATGGAAGAAGTCGGTGACCTGTCCGGACGATTCAATTATGAATTCGCCTGTGATCTTGGAAAACGTATTCCACGTGTTTATATCCATGGCGGAAGGATCATTGGCACGAGAGATCATTTTTCAGAATAACAGGAAGAAATGGAATACACCAGTAAAAATTGGCAATACTATCCGTAAAGTAAGAAAAATGGAGTGGAAGTATATGGTAATTAGACGTGGTGATATTTTTTATGCAGATTTAAGACCGGTGATTGGCTCAGAACAGGGCGGTGTAAGACCGGTGCTTATTATACAGAATGATGTTGGAAACAGGCACAGTCCTACCGTGATCTGCGCAGCAATCACATCCCAGATGAATAAGGCGAAGCTGCCAACCCATGTAGAACTGGACAGCAGAAAATATGATCTTGTCAAGGATTCTGTTGTTCTTTTAGAACAGCTTCGCACGATCGATAAAAAACGGTTAAAAGACAAGGTATGTCATTTAGATTCCCAGATTCTGGTGAAAATAGATAAGGCGCTTGAGGTAAGTTTAGAGCTGTATACATAAATAGGCTTGCCAGAAAACGGAAATAGTGATAAAATAAAATGTATTTTTGAAGCAATAAACAAGTGAGAAAAGAGGAAGTATTTATGTCAGGACATTCCAAATTTGCGAATATTAAGCACAAAAAAGAAAAAAATGATGCAGCAAAAGGAAAGATTTTTACAATTATCGGACGTGAGATTGCCGTTGCAGTAAAAGATGGCGGTCCGGATCCTGCAAACAACTTTAAACTGGCTCAAATCATTGCAAAAGCAAAAGCAAGCAATATGCCAAACGATACGATTGAGCGTGGTATCAAAAAAGCATCCGGCGAAGGCAACTCTGTCAATTACGAGTATTGCACTTATGAGGGATATGGTCCAAGCGGAACAGCCATCATTGTAAAATGTCTGACCGACAATAAGAACCGTACCGCTGCCAATGTCCGTAACGCATTTACAAAAGGACATGGAAGTATCGGTACACAGGGATGTGTTTCCTATATGTTCGATGAAAAGGGACAGATCATTATCGCAAAAGAAGACTGTGAAATGGATGCGGATGATCTGATGATGATCGCACTTGATGCTGGTGCAGAAGATTTCTCTGAGGAAGAGGACAGCTATGAGATCATTACAAATCCGGCTGATTTTGAAGCAGTACATGCAGCACTTGAAGCAGAAAAGATTCCTATGGCAGAAGCGGAAGTTACAATGATTCCACAGAATTATGTAGAGCTGACAGCAGAAGAGGATTTAACCAATATTAACCGTATTCTTGATCTGCTTGATGATGACGATGATGTACAGGAAGTATATCATAACTGGGATGAATAAATAATATATAAAATACACAGGAAAACGACATGGAGAAGAAGTCTGTGTCGTTTTTTGTATGAAAAAGTTTTTCTGCATTGCAGTAAAAAAGATATGGTATTCTTTTCGGAAATGTTATATGATAATAGAAATAGATGTAGAATAAACACAGGAATGGAGATTGCTATGAAGAAAATACTTTTTGCAGCATCGGAGTGTGTTCCGTTTATTAAAACCGGGGGTTTGGCGGATGTATGTGGAGCATTGCCAAAAGAATTTGATAAGAATGAATGGGATGTCAGGGTTGTAATACCAAATTATAGCTGCATTCCGGATAAGTTCCGCAGCAAATTCGAATATGTAGCTCATTTTTATATGAGCACCGGCAGTTATATTACGAATAAATATGTCGGTATTTTAAAATATGTCATGGATGGCATTACATATTATTTTATTGACAATCAGGAATATTTTAACTGTGCAGTGCCATATGGAGATGTCCGCTATGATATTGAAAAGTTCTGTTTCTTTGACAAAGCTGTATTGTCCATGCTAAAACAGATTGACTTCTGCCCGAATCTGATTCACTGTCATGACTGGCAGACAGGTCTTATTCCGGTATATCTGAAAAATGAATTTCAGGCAGATTCTTTTTACTGGGGAATGAAGAGTATCATGACGATCCACAACCTGAAATTCCAGGGAGTATGGGATATCAAGACTATGCAGGGACTGACCGGATTTTCAGCTTCTTTGTTCACACCGGATAAACTGGAATTTAAAAAGGATGCCAACATGTTAAAAGGCGGACTTGTTTATGCAGATTATATCACGACTGTCAGCGATTCCTATGCGCAGGAGATTCAGACCGAGTACTATGGAGAAGGATTGAACGGTCTGTTATCTGCACGTCATTTTGATATGCAGGGTATTGTAAATGGTATTGATTATAAAGTTTATGATCCGGCAACAGATGGAAAGATCTATACGAATTACACACCATCGGATTTCCGGAAGAAAAAGTACATGAACAAGGTAAAACTTCAGGCAGAGCTTGGACTTGCTGTTGACAAGAAGAAATACATGATCGGGCTGATCTCAAGACTGACAGATCAGAAAGGCTTAGATCTTGTGAACTATGCGATCGACCGGATCGTGGATGATTATACCCAGCTGGTTGTCATAGGTACCGGAGATCCACAGTATGAGAATATGTTCCGCCATTATGCATGGAAATACGGTGATCGTGTATCTGCTAATATCTGTTATTCTGATGAACTTGCACATAAACTTTACGCAGCGGCAGATGCTTTCCTGATGCCATCCCGTTTTGAACCATGCGGGCTGACACAGCTTATTTCTTTCCGTTATGGTACTGTTCCGATTGTCCGTGAGACAGGTGGATTAAGAGATACGGTAAAACCATTTAATGAGTATGAAAATTCAGGAGACGGTTTTTCATTTGCAAATTATAATGGAGATGAAATGCTTTCTGTGATCAATTATTCAAAACATATCTTCTTTGACCGCAAGAAACAGTGGAATCAGATGATCGACCGTGGCATGGCAAATGATTATTCATGGAATAACTCTAAAGGGAAATACGAGGGATTATACAATTATCTGCTCGGATGCTAATTCTGTATGATTATTTTGCAGATTGGATATACTTAAATAAGGATGTCGTATAAAAAACAGGATGTTACAAACATCCTGTTTTTTCATTCATGACAATAGAATATTTAAAGAGCGTACCGTCTATTGTTTTCATATCATATGGAAGGAGTATATCATGGCAGAAAATCAGGAAAAGAAAAATGAAGAGATCAAAGAGTTTGGTCAGATACAAATGAAAAATAAGATTTCATTACTGACGATCATTGGGGAGATTGAGGGACACGACTGTCTTCCGGCAACTACCAAAACCACAAAATATGAGCATGTTCTGCCAAAACTGGCTGAACTTGAAGATAATCCGGATACAGAAGGGCTGTTGCTGCTTTTAAACACGGTTGGTGGTGATGTGGAAAGCGGTCTGGCGATTGCCGAAATGATTGCATCCATCCGGAAACCAACCGTTTCACTGGTTCTTGGCGGCAGTCATTCCATCGGTGTCCCTTTAGCCGTGTCAACGGACTATTCCTTTATTGTGCCATCCGGAACCATGGTGATCCATCCGGTTCGCATGAATGGAACCGTGATTGGCGCAAAACCAACATACGATTACTTTAAACAGATGCAGGACCGGATCGTACACTTTATCAGTACACATTCAAAAGCAACGGAAAAACGTTTGGAAGAGCTTATGATGAACACTGGAATACTCACAAAAGATCTTGGAACAATTCTGGTCGGAAAAGAAGCGGTAGATGAAGGACTGATCAATGAAGTTGGAGGTATTTCCGATGCATTTTCAAAACTGCATCAGATGATAGAAAAAAAATAACCAGTTAATGACAATCTGCCTCAAATATGTTAAGATAAAACATGTATGTAAAAAGTTACTGCAAAAGAACGATTTATTACGGAGATACAAAGAGGAGGCAGATATGTCATTATTACAGGCAATATTGATGGGGATCATACAGGGATTGACAGAATTTTTACCCGTGAGCAGTTCCGGACATCTGGCGATTTTTAAAATATTATTTGGGGTAGATACAGAGACAGGACTTTTATTTGATGTACTTTTGCATATCGGGACTCTGGCAGCTATTTGTGTTGTATACTATAAAGATGTTTTGAAAATGATTGTAGAGGGAATCGGTCTGATCAGGGATTGTATCATTAATTTCGTCCGTTTTATCGGGAATAAAACCGGCAGGACAGATGAGCCATATCTCCGTCTGGTAAACAGCAGCTACCGCAAATTAGTTGTTTTGATTATTGTATCCACGATTCCAACAGGAATCATCGGAGTGGTCGGAAAAGATGTCGTGGAGATGGCATCTGAGATATTACTTATTCCGGGGATTTGTCTGATTCTTACCGCTGTCCTGCTTTTTATTGCAGATCATGCAAAAGATGGAGATAAGCTGCCAAAAGGTGTTACATATACAAATGCATTTGGCGTCGGTATTGCACAGGGAATAGCAACGCTTCCGGGGTTGTCACGTTCCGGAACGACGATCACTGCATGTCTGCTCAGTGGTTTTAACCGTAATTTTGCTGTAAAATACTCATTTTTGATGTCGATACCGGCAATTCTTGGAGCACTGGTACTGGAATTAAAAGATTACACGGCAGCTGCACTTTCTGGTGCGGAAATTGCATACTATGTAGTTGGTATGATCGTAGCTGCTGTAGTAGGTTATGTCTGTATTAAGACAATGCTTATTGTTGTTCGTAGAAAGAAATTTACAGGCTTTGCTATTTACTGCCTGATCGTAGGCGTTATCTCGATCGGCGGATATATCTATATGGCATAAAATTGATTTGGAGGTAATATTTTGGCAACAGGGAATAGGAAGCGTTCTGCTGCCGGTAAAAGAACATCATCCGGCAGGAAAACAAATTCTGGACATAAGAGGACTACAAAAAAACAGCAGGAACGTGAAGCAGAATTTACACGTGAAGTGATCTTATGGATCGTAGTAGCTGTTTCACTTTTACTTTTTATCAGTAATTTTGGATTTGGCGGTACCATAGGAGGAACGGTCAGTCGTTTCTTTTTTGGTATATTTGGAATTATTTCATATATATTTCCGATTGTATTGCTGGTTGGTACTTTTTTTGCTGTTTCGAATCAGGGAAACAGAGTTGCGGCTGTAAAATTAGTGGCAGTCATTCTTTTTGTGGCATTTTTGTGTATGTTTTTCGAACTCATTTCCGATGGAACGGATGCGAAAACTGCAATGGATGCCTACCGGTATAGTTTTGATGCAAAAAGTGGCGGCGGACTGATCGGTGGCGTGCTTTCACATATGTTATGTTCCGGTTTTGGAATTATTGGCGCTTATGTGATCGATGTGATCGTACTTATCATTTCACTTGTACTTATTACCGAACGTTCCGCATTCCGTGGTATGCAAAAGGGTGGACGTAAGGTATATGAGTCTGCGAAGATCAGTAATGAGCGGCACAGAGAACGTGCAGAGATGCGAAGGGAAGAACGTGAACAGCGGGAGCAGCAGCGTAGAATGGACAGAAAGATTGAGGGAGTTGCTATCGATACCAAACTGATCCCGGATACGTCACAGAAACGTTCTCAGAATATCAGCGAGATTTTGCCGGAAGATATGATAGATCTGCCGGAGATCAAAGAGGAAAAACGTGTCACACTGACTGCAGGAAATGCACCACAGAAGATGGCTCCATCTGCATTTTCAGATGAGGCGTTAGAAGCAATGGGACAGGCTCTGACGGAAAAAACAGCGCTTTTTGCAGCGGAGGATGAGCAGGCATCTTTTCCAATCCAGATGGAAGAACCAAAAGTTTCACAGACAGTCGAAGAGGAAGAGATATTCGATATGCCGGGGCGTCCTGATCCTGCAATGGCATTTGGAATAGAGCCTTTTTCAGAGGATACCTCAGATCTATCATCATTTGAGGCTGATTTAGGATCTGATTTATCGGAAGAAGAATCAGTTGATGAAGATATACAGGCGCAGCAGACCGCTGCAGAACAAACCGGACCTGTAAAACGTGAAAATGTATCTCACGAGCCTGTATATATGAAAAATGAAGATGCAGCTGAACCGGTAATGGAAACAGATCTGGAAACTGCACCACCTGAGAAAGCGTATGTATTTCCTCCTGTTACACTTCTGAAACAATCTGAAAACAAGCAGGGAGATACCAGAAAACAGTTACAGGAAACTGCCATGAAGCTGCAACAGACATTAAAGAATTTTGGTGTTAATGTCACGATCACAAATATCAGTTGCGGACCTGCCGTAACAAGATATGAATTACAGCCGGAAATGGGTGTAAAAGTAAGCAAGATCGTTAATTTGGCGGATGATATCAAGTTAAATCTTGCAGCAGCGGATATCCGTATCGAAGCACCGATCCCTGGAAAGGCAGCGATTGGTATTGAAGTTCCAAATAAGGAAAATATTATGGTGTCGTTCCGCGAGCTGGTGGAATCTGAGGAATTTCAGTCCCATCCATCGAAAATTTCTTTCTGTGTCGGAAAAGATATCGGTGGTAAAGTATCTGTAGCTGATATTGAAAAAATGCCGCATCTTCTGATCGCAGGTGCAACGGGTTCCGGTAAATCTGTCTGCATCAACACGATCATTATGAGTATTTTGTACAAGGCAGATCCGAAGGATGTAAAACTGATCATGGTAGATCCGAAAGTTGTGGAGTTAAGTGTTTACAATGGTATCCCGCATCTTCTGATACCGGTCGTTACTGATCCGAAAAAAGCAGCAGGTGCCTTAAACTGGGCAGTAGCAGAAATGACTGACCGTTATAATAAATTTGCCGAAGCGCATGTCCGGAATTTAAAAGGATACAATGCTAAAATAGACAGTCTTCCGGATGTGGAAGGTGATCCGAAACCGGAAAAAATGCCTCAGATCGTCATTATCGTGGATGAGTTAGCAGATCTGATGATGGTTGCACCGAGTGATGTGGAAGGTGCGATCTGCCGGTTGGCTCAGCTTGCACGTGCAGCCGGGATTCATCTTATCATTGCAACCCAGCGTCCTTCTGTAAACGTAATCACCGGATTGATCAAGGCAAATATGCCAAGCCGTATTGCCTTTGCGGTAACATCCGGTGTTGATTCAAGAACAATTCTTGATATGAACGGTGCAGAAAAACTGCTTGGGAAAGGCGATATGCTTTTCTATCCGCAGGGAATTCCAAAGCCGGTCCGTGTACAGGGAGCATTTGTTTCTGACAAGGAAGTATCAGATGTTGTCAATTACATCAAAGAGGAAAATGGACAGGTTTCATATAGCGCGGCAGTGGAAGAACATATGAATAATATAGAATCTGAAAATACTACTGTGAGCATTGATTCAAATTCGGGAACCGGAGATGGAAGAGATGCATATTTTGCAGATGCCGCAAAACTTTTGATCGATAAAGAAAAAGGGTCTATTGGAATGTTGCAGCGTTATTTTAAAGTTGGTTTTAACCGGGCAGCAAGAATTATGGATCAGCTTGAGGAGGCCGGCATTGTCGGTCCGGAAGAAGGTACAAAACCGCGCCGCGTTTTAATGACGCAGGAGCAGTTTGAACAATACGAAGAAGAATATTTATAAGACACGAGGAGGATCATTATGAAAACAGACATCGAGATCGCACAGGAAGCAGAAATGCTGCATATCCGTGAAGTAGCCGAAAAACTTGGTATCACAGAGGACGAATTAGAACTTTATGGAAAATATAAAGCAAAGCTCTCTGATGAACTGATGGAACGCATTAAAGATGAACCAGATGGAAAATTAATCCTTGTAACAGCAATCAATCCAACTCCGGCGGGAGAAGGCAAAACAACGATCAGTGTAGGACTTGGTGAGGCATTTGGACAGCTTGGAAAGAAAGCAGTGATCGCACTCCGTGAACCGTCCCTTGGACCGTGTTTTGGAATTAAAGGCGGTGCTGCCGGAGGCGGTTATGCACAGGTAGTTCCAATGGAAGACTTAAATCTTCATTTTACCGGAGATTTTCATGCGATTACTTCTGCAAACAATCTGCTCGCTGCATTGCTTGATAATCATATCCAGCAGGGAAATGAGCTTGGTATTGATCCAAGACAGGTTGTCTGGAAACGTTGTCTGGATATGAATGACCGTGTCCTTCGAAATATTGTAGTCGGTCTTGGCAGAAAAATGGATGGAATGGTCAGGGAAGATCATTTTGTTATCACCGTTGCATCAGAAATTATGGCTGTATTATGTCTTGCAGATGATATGCATGATTTAAAACGCAGACTCGGAAAGATCATTGTTGCATATACTTATGATGGTAAGCCTGTTACTGCAGATGATATCAAAGCGACCGGCGCAATGGCTGCATTATTAAAAGATGCTTTAAAACCAAACCTGATCCAGACTTTAGAGCACACACCGGCAATTGTTCACGGCGGACCATTTGCAAATATTGCACATGGCTGTAACAGTGTACGTGCTACAAAGACAGCTTTAAAACTGGCGGACTATGTCATCACAGAAGCCGGTTTTGGTGCAGATTTAGGTGCAGAAAAGTTTTTTGATATCAAATCCCGCATGGCAGGGCTCCATCCGGATGCTGTTGTCTTAGTTGCAACGGTAAGAGCATTAAAATACAATGGCGGTGTTGCAAAAGCTGATCTTGGTGAAGAAAACTTAGATGCCTTAAAGAAGGGTATCGTAAATCTTGAAAAACATATCGAGAATTTACAGAAATATGGTGTTCCAGTTGTCGTGACATTAAATTCATTTGTTACAGATACGAAAGCCGAGACCGATTATATTGAACAGTTCTGCCGTGAAAGAGATTGTGAATTTGCACTTGCAGAAGTTTGGGAAAAAGGTGGAAAAGGTGGAGTAGAACTTGCCGAGAAAGTATTAAAAACCTTAGAGACAAAGGAAAGCCATTTCAAACCATTATACCCGGATGATCTTTCACTGGAAGAAAAAATCGAGACGATTGCAAAAGAAATTTATGGAGCTGACGGTGTGACATATGCACCTGCTGCTGCAAAGGAGTTAAAGCGCATTGCTGAGATGGGAATGTCAGATTTCCCTGTATGTATGGCAAAGACACAATATTCCCTGTCTGATGACCAGACGAAACTCGGACGTCCTAGCGGATTTACCATTAATGTGAGAGAAGTTTATGTTTCTGCCGGAGCAGGTTTTGTTGTAGCGGTTACCGGAGCGATCATGACAATGCCTGGACTTCCAAAAAATCCGGCAGCATACGGTATAGATGTTGATGATAACGGTGTGATCACAGGATTATTTTAATAAGTCGAAAGCGAGGATATCCCATGAAATGTGCGAAGTGTGGGGCAGAGTTAAAAAAAGGCTGCCTTTACTGTTCTGTCTGTGGCCACGAAGCACAGATAGTTTCGGATTACAACGTACTTGAGGATGATTATCTGCGTTCACTTCTAAAAGACGGAGAAAGTGCAAAAAATCCGCAAAAGACGGAAGTAGAACCCAAAAAAAACAAAAAGAAAAAAAACAACCATCTGCTGCTGATTCTCTGTTGCTGCTTTATAGTGACAGGTGCGGCAGTTGGTGTTGCTGTAAAACTTTATATAGATAATAAGAATGCAAATTCCTACGATTATCAAATTGAAATGGCTGAAAAAGAACTGGTAGATCATAATTACGAAAATGCACTTCAATATTATAAAACCGCATTGGCATTGCAGCCAGATGATATCAAAGTACGTGAGGCAATGGCAGAAGTCTATACCAGCCAGAAAGAATATGATTCAGCACTCGTTTTATATATGGAAATCCTTCAACTTGACAAAACGAATAAAGAGGCTTATCAGCATCTGATCTCCATTTATGATGAAATGGGGGATTATGACAACATTCTTTCTTTAAAAGAAGATGTTACGGATGCGGATATACTTGCATTATTCGATGATTATGAGGTTGGTGAACCGATCATATCTCCGCTTAGTGGGCAATATGATGATTATATTACAGTCGTGATCTACTCAATTGCCGGAAATGACATTTATTATACGACGGATGGCACTGTCCCGGATAAAGAAAATGGGATTCCATATCCACAGGGAGGTATTCCGCTAAATCATACTGGAAATTTTGAAATCAATGCTGTATGTTGTAATGAAAAAGGCATCTACAGTGATATCGTAACAGAAGAATACCAGATTCAGTTTAAAAAACCGGATCTGCCATCTGTCTCACCAGATGGAGGAGTTTTCTCTGAGGAGACCACTGTAACAATCACACAGCAGAAAGAGTGCACGATTTATTATACATGGGATTCTACAGATCCAACAACAGAATCGGCTGTTTATACAGAACCGATTGTTGTTCCGGAAGGGGATTATGTATTATCTGTCATGGCAGTAAATAACAAGACAGGTTTAGTCAGTGATATCTATCGTGTAAATTTTGGATATCATCCACAATGATATCAGGACTGATACATGTTCCGAAACTCTGTTGGAGTACAATTTTTTATAATTTTAAACATCCGCATAAATGCGGAAATACTATTATAACCGGAGTGAATGGCCACTTCGGTTATATTTATATTGGGATCTAACAGAAGTTTTTCAGCATATGAAATCCGCTGGTTGTTCAGGTATTTATAAAAAGAAATATTTGTAAATTCTTTAAACAATCTGCTGAAATGATATTTTGAAAATCCTGCTAAAGCAGCAACCTGTTCTAAGGTAATATCTTCTGTACAATGCTGGTTGATATATTGACAAATACTGATAAATTTATCAATATACTCTTTTTGTTTTGTTGGTTTTGTGTCAGCAAATTTTGCCGGGGTACTGGCAATCTGTCTGCCAATCAAAACGATAAGCTGTAAAAATTTTGCATAAACAGACGTCTCATATAACGGTGTATCAGAGAGATATTCATCTCTGATTCCAAACATAAGAGACATAGCTTCCTCGTGAATGGCAGGAGCCTCCTCCGGAGTGATCAAAACAGCCGGCTGTAAAAAAGGCAGAAATGCAGTAAACTCTTCAAATGGTTTTCCACTGTTCATATCAACCTGAAAAATAATTCGTCGCCCATGACAGGCTTTCATATGGTGCAGAGTACCCGGAATAATAACAATAATGTCTCCTTTGCGCATATGAAATGGAATCTGATTGCAGTCTACATCATATGTTCCTTCTGTTGGCATGATCAGCTCGATGGGTGTATGCCAATGAACCGGATATTCTTCATAATCAGTATTATCAAAAAGCATAAGGGATGAGTTATTTTCAAATCCAACTGTTTCACGAACACCATCTAAATATTTTATCATTCAAATCTCCTTTTCTATGTAAACTTCCTTAGAATTATTTTTTGCCATGTTCTGCATAAATCAGATTATATGTATTTTTTAAATTGATATAAAAAT
The Roseburia rectibacter DNA segment above includes these coding regions:
- a CDS encoding YebC/PmpR family DNA-binding transcriptional regulator, whose amino-acid sequence is MSGHSKFANIKHKKEKNDAAKGKIFTIIGREIAVAVKDGGPDPANNFKLAQIIAKAKASNMPNDTIERGIKKASGEGNSVNYEYCTYEGYGPSGTAIIVKCLTDNKNRTAANVRNAFTKGHGSIGTQGCVSYMFDEKGQIIIAKEDCEMDADDLMMIALDAGAEDFSEEEDSYEIITNPADFEAVHAALEAEKIPMAEAEVTMIPQNYVELTAEEDLTNINRILDLLDDDDDVQEVYHNWDE
- a CDS encoding ClpP family protease yields the protein MAENQEKKNEEIKEFGQIQMKNKISLLTIIGEIEGHDCLPATTKTTKYEHVLPKLAELEDNPDTEGLLLLLNTVGGDVESGLAIAEMIASIRKPTVSLVLGGSHSIGVPLAVSTDYSFIVPSGTMVIHPVRMNGTVIGAKPTYDYFKQMQDRIVHFISTHSKATEKRLEELMMNTGILTKDLGTILVGKEAVDEGLINEVGGISDAFSKLHQMIEKK
- the glgA gene encoding glycogen synthase GlgA, whose translation is MKKILFAASECVPFIKTGGLADVCGALPKEFDKNEWDVRVVIPNYSCIPDKFRSKFEYVAHFYMSTGSYITNKYVGILKYVMDGITYYFIDNQEYFNCAVPYGDVRYDIEKFCFFDKAVLSMLKQIDFCPNLIHCHDWQTGLIPVYLKNEFQADSFYWGMKSIMTIHNLKFQGVWDIKTMQGLTGFSASLFTPDKLEFKKDANMLKGGLVYADYITTVSDSYAQEIQTEYYGEGLNGLLSARHFDMQGIVNGIDYKVYDPATDGKIYTNYTPSDFRKKKYMNKVKLQAELGLAVDKKKYMIGLISRLTDQKGLDLVNYAIDRIVDDYTQLVVIGTGDPQYENMFRHYAWKYGDRVSANICYSDELAHKLYAAADAFLMPSRFEPCGLTQLISFRYGTVPIVRETGGLRDTVKPFNEYENSGDGFSFANYNGDEMLSVINYSKHIFFDRKKQWNQMIDRGMANDYSWNNSKGKYEGLYNYLLGC
- a CDS encoding type II toxin-antitoxin system PemK/MazF family toxin — its product is MVIRRGDIFYADLRPVIGSEQGGVRPVLIIQNDVGNRHSPTVICAAITSQMNKAKLPTHVELDSRKYDLVKDSVVLLEQLRTIDKKRLKDKVCHLDSQILVKIDKALEVSLELYT
- a CDS encoding tetratricopeptide repeat protein, giving the protein MKCAKCGAELKKGCLYCSVCGHEAQIVSDYNVLEDDYLRSLLKDGESAKNPQKTEVEPKKNKKKKNNHLLLILCCCFIVTGAAVGVAVKLYIDNKNANSYDYQIEMAEKELVDHNYENALQYYKTALALQPDDIKVREAMAEVYTSQKEYDSALVLYMEILQLDKTNKEAYQHLISIYDEMGDYDNILSLKEDVTDADILALFDDYEVGEPIISPLSGQYDDYITVVIYSIAGNDIYYTTDGTVPDKENGIPYPQGGIPLNHTGNFEINAVCCNEKGIYSDIVTEEYQIQFKKPDLPSVSPDGGVFSEETTVTITQQKECTIYYTWDSTDPTTESAVYTEPIVVPEGDYVLSVMAVNNKTGLVSDIYRVNFGYHPQ
- a CDS encoding formate--tetrahydrofolate ligase, which gives rise to MKTDIEIAQEAEMLHIREVAEKLGITEDELELYGKYKAKLSDELMERIKDEPDGKLILVTAINPTPAGEGKTTISVGLGEAFGQLGKKAVIALREPSLGPCFGIKGGAAGGGYAQVVPMEDLNLHFTGDFHAITSANNLLAALLDNHIQQGNELGIDPRQVVWKRCLDMNDRVLRNIVVGLGRKMDGMVREDHFVITVASEIMAVLCLADDMHDLKRRLGKIIVAYTYDGKPVTADDIKATGAMAALLKDALKPNLIQTLEHTPAIVHGGPFANIAHGCNSVRATKTALKLADYVITEAGFGADLGAEKFFDIKSRMAGLHPDAVVLVATVRALKYNGGVAKADLGEENLDALKKGIVNLEKHIENLQKYGVPVVVTLNSFVTDTKAETDYIEQFCRERDCEFALAEVWEKGGKGGVELAEKVLKTLETKESHFKPLYPDDLSLEEKIETIAKEIYGADGVTYAPAAAKELKRIAEMGMSDFPVCMAKTQYSLSDDQTKLGRPSGFTINVREVYVSAGAGFVVAVTGAIMTMPGLPKNPAAYGIDVDDNGVITGLF
- a CDS encoding helix-turn-helix transcriptional regulator, which codes for MIKYLDGVRETVGFENNSSLMLFDNTDYEEYPVHWHTPIELIMPTEGTYDVDCNQIPFHMRKGDIIVIIPGTLHHMKACHGRRIIFQVDMNSGKPFEEFTAFLPFLQPAVLITPEEAPAIHEEAMSLMFGIRDEYLSDTPLYETSVYAKFLQLIVLIGRQIASTPAKFADTKPTKQKEYIDKFISICQYINQHCTEDITLEQVAALAGFSKYHFSRLFKEFTNISFYKYLNNQRISYAEKLLLDPNINITEVAIHSGYNSISAFMRMFKIIKNCTPTEFRNMYQS
- a CDS encoding FtsK/SpoIIIE family DNA translocase, whose amino-acid sequence is MATGNRKRSAAGKRTSSGRKTNSGHKRTTKKQQEREAEFTREVILWIVVAVSLLLFISNFGFGGTIGGTVSRFFFGIFGIISYIFPIVLLVGTFFAVSNQGNRVAAVKLVAVILFVAFLCMFFELISDGTDAKTAMDAYRYSFDAKSGGGLIGGVLSHMLCSGFGIIGAYVIDVIVLIISLVLITERSAFRGMQKGGRKVYESAKISNERHRERAEMRREEREQREQQRRMDRKIEGVAIDTKLIPDTSQKRSQNISEILPEDMIDLPEIKEEKRVTLTAGNAPQKMAPSAFSDEALEAMGQALTEKTALFAAEDEQASFPIQMEEPKVSQTVEEEEIFDMPGRPDPAMAFGIEPFSEDTSDLSSFEADLGSDLSEEESVDEDIQAQQTAAEQTGPVKRENVSHEPVYMKNEDAAEPVMETDLETAPPEKAYVFPPVTLLKQSENKQGDTRKQLQETAMKLQQTLKNFGVNVTITNISCGPAVTRYELQPEMGVKVSKIVNLADDIKLNLAAADIRIEAPIPGKAAIGIEVPNKENIMVSFRELVESEEFQSHPSKISFCVGKDIGGKVSVADIEKMPHLLIAGATGSGKSVCINTIIMSILYKADPKDVKLIMVDPKVVELSVYNGIPHLLIPVVTDPKKAAGALNWAVAEMTDRYNKFAEAHVRNLKGYNAKIDSLPDVEGDPKPEKMPQIVIIVDELADLMMVAPSDVEGAICRLAQLARAAGIHLIIATQRPSVNVITGLIKANMPSRIAFAVTSGVDSRTILDMNGAEKLLGKGDMLFYPQGIPKPVRVQGAFVSDKEVSDVVNYIKEENGQVSYSAAVEEHMNNIESENTTVSIDSNSGTGDGRDAYFADAAKLLIDKEKGSIGMLQRYFKVGFNRAARIMDQLEEAGIVGPEEGTKPRRVLMTQEQFEQYEEEYL
- a CDS encoding undecaprenyl-diphosphate phosphatase, whose translation is MSLLQAILMGIIQGLTEFLPVSSSGHLAIFKILFGVDTETGLLFDVLLHIGTLAAICVVYYKDVLKMIVEGIGLIRDCIINFVRFIGNKTGRTDEPYLRLVNSSYRKLVVLIIVSTIPTGIIGVVGKDVVEMASEILLIPGICLILTAVLLFIADHAKDGDKLPKGVTYTNAFGVGIAQGIATLPGLSRSGTTITACLLSGFNRNFAVKYSFLMSIPAILGALVLELKDYTAAALSGAEIAYYVVGMIVAAVVGYVCIKTMLIVVRRKKFTGFAIYCLIVGVISIGGYIYMA